A single bacterium DNA region contains:
- a CDS encoding HD domain-containing protein yields MINLGLLKGIVFLIISLLNFGLAIFILAKNPKHKINISLSLAALFSGIHPLSYSLIYLLFPKYSFFFHKMAWLGIFIVPSFLTFVLFFSQINPKKTILITTITYSIGLILFILSLITSLLVKEVLILPSQIVAKTGPLDIVMRSYILILIGLTFYYLFKDYQKSNFKRRECIKYLFTGIFIYGLGGLIFSVFLPLILKHTAFSYLTFFFSLIWLSLTTYSILYYHLLDIKVAFKKITLITLTGIVSLILIYSITIFTKETFSEILGSMWFLFPILISLIIGFLFNHLTSLIINLKEEEFSREKYRYRAYLWQEIEKISQAKNMGELFSRITHSLKYALNPSFIKIFLNHEELNKYLLQYGDFNNLRENPNFHHSKIEFSHNHCLILYLKEQKELIDLNKINFLLNLGKESLDQRNSFLSIKDELTRIKAELCLPIFKEDNLLGLILMGNRLTLPYLYSSEDLRLISLMTNYLGETLHKLTLEDKNLRLILSSIQTIVNSVEAKDSYTGGHSLRVFNISLSLGKRLLRHLPSTSDNLIGLKRAAILHDVGKLSIPEAILTKYEKLSKEEFEVLAKHPEKGIELIKPLEDWLSEDTRLGILQHHENFDGSGYPKRIKEKDIHIYARIIRVADAFDALTTDRPYSKAMEKKVAIEELKKLAHLHFDSEVIDKLVELNEEGLI; encoded by the coding sequence ATGATAAATTTAGGACTCTTAAAAGGAATAGTCTTTTTAATCATTTCTTTATTGAATTTTGGTCTGGCTATATTTATCTTAGCTAAAAATCCCAAGCATAAGATTAATATTTCTCTCTCTTTAGCTGCTTTATTTTCAGGAATTCATCCTCTGAGCTACTCACTGATATATCTTTTGTTTCCAAAATATAGCTTTTTTTTTCATAAAATGGCCTGGCTGGGCATCTTTATTGTCCCTTCTTTCTTAACCTTTGTTTTATTTTTTAGCCAGATAAATCCCAAGAAGACAATTCTTATTACTACTATTACTTATTCCATAGGCCTTATTCTTTTTATTCTTTCGCTTATTACTTCTTTACTGGTCAAAGAAGTACTTATCTTACCTTCTCAAATAGTAGCTAAGACAGGACCTTTAGATATAGTAATGAGAAGCTATATCCTTATCTTAATAGGCCTGACTTTTTACTATCTCTTCAAAGATTATCAAAAAAGTAACTTTAAAAGAAGAGAGTGCATTAAGTATCTCTTTACCGGTATCTTCATTTACGGCTTAGGAGGTTTAATTTTTAGTGTTTTCTTACCTTTAATCTTAAAACATACGGCCTTTTCATATCTAACTTTCTTTTTTTCATTAATCTGGCTTTCTCTAACTACCTATTCCATCTTGTATTATCACCTTTTAGATATTAAAGTAGCTTTTAAAAAGATCACCTTAATTACTTTAACGGGTATCGTTAGTTTAATCCTCATCTACTCTATCACCATTTTTACTAAAGAGACCTTTAGCGAAATATTAGGTTCGATGTGGTTCTTATTCCCTATCTTAATCTCTTTAATCATCGGATTCTTATTTAACCATCTTACTTCATTAATTATTAACTTAAAAGAAGAAGAATTTTCAAGAGAAAAGTATAGATATCGAGCTTATCTCTGGCAAGAAATAGAAAAGATAAGCCAAGCTAAGAACATGGGTGAACTTTTCTCAAGAATTACCCATAGTCTTAAGTATGCCCTTAACCCCTCTTTTATTAAGATCTTCTTAAACCATGAAGAATTAAACAAGTATTTACTCCAATATGGAGATTTTAATAATTTAAGAGAAAACCCAAACTTTCATCATTCTAAGATAGAATTTTCCCATAACCACTGCTTAATCCTTTACTTAAAAGAACAAAAAGAATTGATCGATCTAAATAAGATAAACTTTTTACTTAATCTTGGAAAAGAGTCTTTAGATCAAAGAAACTCTTTTCTTTCGATAAAAGATGAATTAACAAGAATAAAAGCCGAGCTCTGTTTACCTATCTTTAAAGAAGATAACCTTCTTGGTCTTATCTTGATGGGTAATAGACTTACCTTACCTTATCTTTACTCTTCTGAGGATCTACGTTTAATCTCCTTGATGACTAATTATCTAGGAGAAACACTCCACAAACTTACATTAGAAGATAAAAATCTACGGCTGATCTTAAGCTCTATCCAAACCATCGTTAACTCTGTAGAAGCAAAAGATTCGTACACCGGGGGCCACAGCCTTCGTGTCTTTAATATTTCACTTTCCTTAGGAAAAAGGCTATTAAGACACCTGCCCAGCACTTCAGATAATTTAATCGGCCTTAAGAGAGCCGCTATTTTACATGATGTAGGTAAACTCAGTATTCCAGAAGCCATCTTAACTAAGTATGAAAAGTTATCAAAAGAAGAATTTGAAGTCTTAGCTAAACATCCTGAAAAAGGTATCGAGCTTATTAAACCTTTAGAAGACTGGCTGAGTGAAGATACGAGGTTAGGCATCTTGCAACATCACGAAAATTTTGATGGGTCGGGTTATCCTAAAAGAATAAAGGAAAAAGATATCCATATTTATGCCCGCATCATCAGAGTAGCTGATGCTTTTGATGCTTTAACTACCGATCGGCCTTATTCTAAAGCCATGGAAAAGAAGGTAGCCATTGAAGAGTTAAAAAAATTAGCTCATCTTCACTTTGACTCTGAAGTGATTGATAAGTTAGTAGAGCTAAACGAAGAAGGGTTGATTTAA
- a CDS encoding HD domain-containing protein: protein MFSKLYSSKLYSKIITALKNVGLKKKKANLKLKEMLKIAHSLTTVVETRDPSTFEHGKRVQEYSLLIAQKLNVPQEMIKVASVLHDIGKIGIPESILLKKDRLTHEEWEIIKQHPEIGQELLKKQLLDFPEEVFDAIKHHHETLDGEGYPDSLEAEKLPLAIRILSVADAFEAMTSERIYRKIISQEEALAELERCKGKKYDPLVVEALISIIKEKNINP, encoded by the coding sequence ATGTTTTCTAAATTATATTCCTCTAAATTATATTCCAAGATTATCACTGCTTTAAAAAATGTAGGACTAAAGAAAAAGAAAGCTAATCTTAAGCTCAAAGAGATGCTAAAGATTGCTCATTCTCTAACAACCGTCGTCGAAACAAGGGATCCCTCTACCTTTGAACATGGAAAAAGGGTGCAAGAGTATTCTCTCTTAATTGCCCAAAAGTTAAATGTTCCTCAAGAAATGATCAAGGTAGCTTCAGTTCTTCACGATATAGGCAAGATAGGTATCCCAGAAAGTATTCTCTTGAAAAAAGATAGACTTACCCATGAAGAATGGGAGATCATCAAACAACATCCTGAGATTGGCCAAGAGTTGTTAAAAAAACAACTCCTTGATTTTCCAGAAGAAGTATTTGATGCCATAAAACATCATCATGAAACTTTAGATGGAGAAGGATATCCAGATTCTTTGGAGGCAGAAAAGTTACCCTTAGCTATTCGTATCCTTTCCGTAGCCGATGCTTTTGAAGCCATGACTTCAGAGCGAATATATAGGAAAATAATATCCCAAGAAGAAGCCTTAGCGGAATTAGAGAGATGCAAAGGAAAAAAATACGATCCTCTGGTGGTAGAAGCCTTAATCTCCATAATTAAAGAAAAAAATATCAATCCATGA
- a CDS encoding U32 family peptidase: MKKIELVSPASNWPMLMASVENGADAVYLGLKEFNLRISAENFHLRELRKVVDYCHKNNVKVYLALNTLIYDQEEKKIKKILFKAKEYQVEAIICWDYLVISEALALNLNVHLSTQASVSNSSTVNFYQNLGVKRIVLARELSLKQISAIKKKNSIELECFVHGAMCLALSGRCLLSQYFFQKSANRGNCLQPCRRKYQSLDDQLEIEIGPNYILSAKDLCTIEIIDKLIKAGIDVFKIEGRSKSPEYVKVVTQCYREALDAYYQKAYHQELTDKLLKKLQTVYNRGFSKGFYLGLPNDQDLTKSEGNIASKKKKYVGRVLNYYKKVGVAEIVIEDHPLSKGNEILFVGYKTGLKNMTINSLEIDHQEVDKAKKGEKVGIFSTERVRSNDQVYLLS; this comes from the coding sequence ATGAAGAAGATAGAATTAGTCTCTCCTGCTTCTAATTGGCCTATGCTTATGGCTAGCGTAGAAAATGGGGCAGATGCTGTTTACCTTGGTTTAAAAGAGTTTAATCTTAGAATCTCAGCCGAAAATTTTCATTTAAGAGAATTAAGAAAGGTCGTTGACTACTGCCATAAAAACAACGTTAAGGTTTATCTGGCTTTAAATACCCTTATCTATGACCAAGAAGAAAAAAAGATTAAGAAGATCCTCTTCAAAGCTAAAGAATATCAAGTTGAGGCTATTATTTGTTGGGACTATTTAGTTATCTCTGAAGCTTTAGCTTTAAATTTAAATGTCCACCTTAGCACTCAAGCCAGTGTCTCTAACTCATCTACCGTTAATTTTTATCAAAATTTGGGCGTGAAGAGAATTGTCTTAGCCAGAGAATTAAGCCTTAAACAAATATCGGCCATCAAGAAGAAAAATAGTATTGAGCTTGAATGCTTTGTTCATGGGGCAATGTGTTTAGCTCTTTCCGGGAGGTGTCTTTTAAGCCAATATTTCTTTCAAAAGAGCGCTAATCGAGGAAACTGTTTACAACCTTGCAGAAGAAAGTATCAAAGTTTAGATGATCAATTAGAAATAGAAATAGGCCCTAATTACATTTTAAGTGCTAAGGATTTATGCACCATTGAGATAATTGATAAATTAATTAAGGCCGGGATAGATGTTTTTAAGATTGAAGGTCGGTCTAAATCGCCCGAATACGTCAAGGTAGTTACCCAGTGTTATCGAGAAGCTTTAGATGCTTATTACCAAAAAGCTTATCACCAGGAATTAACTGATAAATTACTAAAAAAACTACAAACTGTATATAATCGAGGCTTTTCTAAAGGCTTTTACTTGGGGTTGCCCAATGATCAAGACTTAACTAAGAGCGAAGGAAACATCGCTTCTAAGAAAAAAAAATATGTAGGAAGAGTCTTAAATTATTATAAAAAAGTTGGCGTGGCTGAAATCGTCATTGAAGATCATCCTCTCTCTAAAGGAAATGAAATCTTATTTGTGGGTTATAAAACTGGTCTTAAAAATATGACTATTAATTCCTTAGAGATAGACCACCAAGAAGTAGATAAAGCTAAAAAAGGTGAAAAAGTAGGCATATTTTCAACGGAAAGAGTAAGGAGTAATGATCAAGTATATCTCTTAAGTTAA